From the genome of Lepus europaeus isolate LE1 chromosome 23, mLepTim1.pri, whole genome shotgun sequence:
CAAGAGTGACAAGATTCTGCCTCCCATGAGAGCACGCAGGGCCCGGGGGCCCCGGGTCGGCTGTCCGCACACGTCGGGCAGATGCCGCCACAGCCCACACCAGGCACGGGGGCCCCGGGCCACGGCAGCCTGCAGGTGGCAAGGGGACAGGCAGGGCCAGCCTCGGCGCTCGGGGGCACTGGCCTGGGAGCCCGCTGCCTTTGCCAGGGTGAGGACGAGCTTGGGTAGCTGGCTGCTGTCCCTCTGAGCGCTGCGCAGCCTCGTCCCCCAGGGCCGGGGGCAGCAGCCTTGCCCACATGCCAGGGCTCCCCTGTGGGGCAGAGGTGGCACTGGGCTGGGCGGGCAGACCCAGCGCGTCCTCAGGCTGGACAGGACCCCGGGCACACTGCTCTCTGAGTGGAGCTGCAAAAGGTAGGGAGACCCAAACTTCCCCGCGGACAGTGCCTAGTCCCTGGCCTTGGCGAGCTGGCCCTCGCACACTGCCCTCCCTGTATGGTCCCCACGCACCTGCGGCGGCCAGGGTCGGGCCCTGGAGGCAGCCGGCCACATCTCAGACTTTGAGTGGGCCCTACCAGTCCTGGCCTCTCTCCTACgcaaaaataatctttttcttcAAGTAGATCCAGGGTAGAAAACAAAGACCCAGCTTCTCCTTGGTCCAGTGTGCTACTCTAACCACGTGGACCAGCCACCCGGTGACGGCTGTTGCTTGAGCCCACTCCCGGCCTCCCCAGCCAGGCTGTTGCCTCAGCgacggctgtgtgtgtggggggtcccTGGGCAGTCTTTAGCGACAGGGTTCTTTTGCTTTCTAGATAAGCAAATCTATTGCCTTAAATAAACACATGTTCTATTAGATGCATTGCTCTCTTTATAGCTGCTCTAAAGTGGTTTCATGACATCCTCTGTTTTTGGCCAGCCTAAaataaccaaaaccaaaacaaaacaaaccagccCACCCTGGGCACGTACACTGTTGGCTGCTCCTGGAGGATTCTCAGCACTCGGCCTTAACAGTTCAAGAGGAAGAACCCGCTCGTAGTTTTGCaactggagtgtgtgtgtgtgtgtgtgtgtgggtggggggtaCCACATCTTCAATCTCAGAACGGCAGGGCACCCCAGGACAGCCTGTCCCCTGTGGCCGTGGCCTCCGAGCCCCCACGTGGTCTGCTGTTGTAGGCGACAGCGCACGGCCAAGCCCCAGGGTCAGCACAGGCTGCGAGGGGGCGTTAACCGGGCGGCTGGGTCGTCAGCAGGCTCATTATTCCTCAAGAACGTGACAAGCTAGAAAAAGGTCCCTGGCGATTTTCAGAAACAACACCCATGTATGGAGGGGACAGAAGACACGGGCCAGAGGGGCACCTTACCCACGCGACAGCCGTCCAGCGTCGCAAGCTACGCAAGGCCAGCCTGCCAGGTTCAAGTTCAAGAAACAGTGTCATCCGAGCAGCTCTGTGTTGCCATTACATTCAGCATCTCTTTCACAAAATAGCGCTCCCTTCACTCCCACCCGTTGTCCTTGATCATGTGGGCAAGCTCAATGATGAACTTGCCTTCCTTGTACTTCTGGCTGCTCTCAAAGGCGTGCTCCTGGTGGGAGAGGGCAGATGGGCAGGGTCAGGGCCACCTCAGGGAGGACTGCGCCAGAcatgggggaggggtcagggccACCCACAGGAGATCAGGGCCACCACggggagggctgggccagccacggGGGAGGGGTCAGGGCCACCACGGGGAGGGGTCAGGGCCACCCATAGGAGATCAGGGACACTGCGGGGGAGGGGTCAGGGCCACCCACAGGAGATCAGGGCCACcacagggagggctgggccagccatgggggaggggtcagggccACCACGGGGAGGGCTGGGCCTCCTGGGTGTGGCAACCCCTGCAGCTGGGCGGGCACTAACGTATTTCCACCCCAGCGTGGTCTTGCAGTTCTCGCAGTAGATGTCCGCCACCGCGTGCAGTCCGGTGAGCAGCACCCTCTCCTCAGCGGGGCCGCAGCCCACGTTCACCCTGTGAGAACAGAGGTCTGAGTGAgccacagccccgccccgcccagaccACGCCCCCGACTGCACCCCGCCCCGACCACGCCCCCACCCCTTGCCCCGCCTTCGGTCctcagcccggccccgccccaccccgccccacgcCCAGCAAAGTGGACACAGGGGGTTGTGCGGCGGGCGGCGCTGCCCCGCCAGCTCCCCCATCCCACCCTCACCCACGCCCCGCGCCGCGCCCCAACCGTGGCTGTCATCCCCTCCCGCACTCACACGGAGTTGAAGAGGTAGGCTCGTCCTTGACTTCCCTGAAAGGACTGAAATGGAAGAGGGGCTCAGCTCCCGCCGCCCACGGGGCTCCCGCCGCGCAATAACCCCGGCTGCTGACGCCGCCC
Proteins encoded in this window:
- the YPEL1 gene encoding protein yippee-like 1, which codes for MVKMTKSKTFQAYLPSCHRTYSCIHCRAHLANHDELISKSFQGSQGRAYLFNSVVNVGCGPAEERVLLTGLHAVADIYCENCKTTLGWKYEHAFESSQKYKEGKFIIELAHMIKDNGWE